A stretch of DNA from Halorubrum sp. BOL3-1:
GAGCTCGGCGACGACGGCGAGGTCACCGACATGGCCGAGACGGTCGGACTGGAGGTCGAGGGCGGGTGTCGGTCGCTGCTCGCGGTCCCGTACCGCTCCCGCGAGGGCGACCTGTTCGCCGGCGTCGAGGGGGGACCGAACCGGCTGTTCACCAACCGCGACGGCCACTACGCCCGGACCGACGGCGGGCCGGACCTCTCGGACCCCGCCGGGGACACGCGCGGCGCCGCCGTCGTCGACGAGAGCGGGACGTTCGCGCTCGCGGTCGGCAACGAGGCGGCGCCGAGCCGGCTCCTGCGCTGCGCGCCCGACGGGGGGTACGACGACGTGGCCCCGCCCGCGCTCCGCGACGCCGGCGCGGTCCGGACCGTCGTCGCCGCGGACTTCGACAACGACGGGCGCGAGGAGCTGTTCTTCAACGTCTGCGGCGCCGAGAACCGACTGTTCGAACGAGTGGACGGAGCCGCCGAGTCGTCGCGCTGGGAATCCACAGCGCTCGGCGCGGCCGGGGAGCCGGACGGGTTCGGTACCGGCGCGGTGGCCGCCGACCTCGACGGCGACGGCGCGCTGGAACTCCTGATCGTCCACGGTGAGGTCGCCGCGCAGCCGGTGACGGCCTACGGCGACCCGGACGCGCCCGACGCCGGATGGCTTCGCGTGCGCCCGACGACGCGTCACGGTGCGCCGGCGCGCGGCGCCGTCGTCACGCTGGAGACGGCCGACGGGGTCCAACGGCGGACGGTCGACGCGGGCGGCGGCTGTCTCTGCCAGACCGAGCCGGTCGCGCACTTCGGGCTCGGGGACGCGGAGCCGCTGCGCGTGGACGTGCGGTGGCCGGACGGACGCGAGCGGACCGTCGTCGGACCGAGCGCGGACCGAGAGATCACGGTCAAACATCCCTCCTGTGCGGCCGCCGACGGCGACGCTCGGACGACCCGATAGCGACCGAGTCGCTCCCGGTGAGGGGACGCCAACGGCCGTGGCCAGAACTGCCGCCCTTGGCGGATTCAAGTGTCCGGGGACGTACGAGAGGGTATGGTGGATCCGACCTCGGAGCTCGAGGAGGACGTCGACGAGGAGTCCGCACCGCGGTGCGTGACGTGCGACGGGCCGGCGTTGGGCGTCGGACGACGGACGGTCACGTGGGTCGACGGCGGCGACGCCGTCCATCGACACTTCTGTTCGGAGTCGTGTCGGGCGGCGTGGGACGACGAGCGGTCGTCGGCGGACGGGTAACCGACGCGGATCGAATCTCGGTTCGACGCGACCGCGCCGGCGGCGGGAGGCTTTTTGCCCGCGGGGGTGGTATCGTTCGGTATGATATCGCTCGACGAGGCCGTGACGGCCCGACTGGAGTCACACGGGGAGCGCTTCGAGGTCCTGATCGACCCCGCCGCCGCGCTCGCGATCAAACGCGGGGAGTTCGAGGGCGAGCTTGAGGAGGTCATCGCGGCCGAGGACGTCTTCGAGAACGCCTCGCGTGGCGACCGGCCGACGGAGGGCGACTTAGAGACCGTCTTCGGCACCACGGACCCGCTGTCGGTCATCCCCGAAGTCGTCGAGCGCGGAGAGATACAGATCACCGCCGAGCAGCGCGCCGAGATGCAAGAACGGAAGCACAACCAGCTCGTCACCACTATCACGCGCAACGCGGTGAACCCGCAGATGGACGACTCGCCGCACCCCCCCGAGCGGATCGAGCGCGCCTTGGAGGAGGCCGGGTTCCAGATCGACCCGATGGAGCCGGTGGAGAACCAGATCGACGACGCGCTCGACGCGCTGCGGCCGGTGATCCCGATCCGCTTCGAGGAGGTGACGATGGCGGTTCAGCTCCCGGCCGACTACGCGGGGTCCGGGCAGGCGCAGATCAGGGAGTTCGGTGACCTAGAGCGCGAGGAGTGGCAGAACGACGGCTCGTGGGTGGGCGTTCTCACCTTCCCCGCCGGTCTCCAGAACGACCTCTACGACCTCGTCAACGAGGTCACGTCCGGGGAGGGAGACGCCCGCGTCGTCAAGGACAAAGACGAGCTCCGGACCCGCTGACGTTCTCTGACGGGTCGTCGCCGCCGTCGGACGCGACCGCGAGTGCGCAGTTTCACCGCCTCCGGGAGCTTGATACCGGCGGGACGCGGCTCGGATCGCATGCATCCACGCGCGGCGGAGTTCGAAGGACGGGCGCGAGACCGCTACGGAGTCGACGCCGACGTGCTGGAGTTCGGTGCGGGCACGGAGACGGCGGCCGCCGCGGCCGACGCCGTCGGCTGCGAGACGGGCGCGATAGCGTCGACCATCGTCGTCTCGCTGTCCGGCGGCGAGCGGGACGGTGCCCTCGCGGCCGCGGTCACGAGCGGCGCGAACCGACTGGACCTCGACGCCGTCGCGGACCGCTTCGGCGCCGCCGCCGCCGAGATGGGCGACCCCGACCGAATCCGTGAGGCCGTCGGCTGGAGCATCGGCGGCGTCCCGCCGATCTGTCACGACGCCGCGCTCCCGACGGTCTTCGATCCGACGCTCACGGAGTACGACACCGTCTACGGCGCCGCGGGGACGCCGAGCGCGGTGTTCGCGATCGATCCGGAGACGCTTGCCGACCTGGCCGACGCGGCGGTCGTCGACCTCACCGAGTGACTCGAGGCGGCCGCGCTCAAGTCCCGAGCGACGGGCGTCCGAGACCCGAACGCTGAGTTGTTAATCGAGGACGCTCTCGGCGCCCGTATTATTAATTTACAGCTATGAAATAATGTCCCTTTTCTATTAATCCGCGCTATCGATCGGTATGACACACTCACGGCGGTCGGTGCTGCGTCGCGGCGCGGGGCTTGCGGTCGCGGGAACGGCGGCGTCGTCGGCGGGCTGTTCCGGCGCCGCGAACGGTGGCTCGGGGGAGTTCGACGCCGGCTACGCCGCCTTCTTTACCCTCAACGACTGGGCGAACGAGGTCGCGGGCGACCGCGCGAGCTTCGAGGACCCGGTCGACGTCGGACGGCTCGGCCACGGGTGGACGCCGGACGGGACCCTCGCTACAGACGTCGCCGCGACGGACGCGTTCGTCCACCTCGACAACCCGGAGTTCTCGTGGGCGCAGGACCTCGCCGCGACGCTGGAGAGCGATTACGACACGGTGGCCGTGATCGACGCGCTCGACGGGGTGGAAGACGATCTGCTCGACTGGGACCACTCGCATGGAGGCGAAGACGGTCGGGATGGCCACGACGACGAGGAGGGAAGTCACGACGACGACGGCGGGGACCGCCGATACGACCCGCACGTCTGGGTCGACCCTGTTCTCGCGACCGAGATGGTCGAGACGATCGCGACGGGACTCGGTGAGGCCGACCCGGACAACGCGGACGCCTACGCCGACAACGCCGCCGCCTACGCGGACGAACTCGACGCGGTTGACGCCGCGTTCGAGTCGATCGCCGCGGACGCCGCGCGCGACGTGGCGGTGCTGGCGGGCCACAACTCCTTTCAGTACCTGGAGGCGCGGTACGGCT
This window harbors:
- a CDS encoding CRTAC1 family protein, which gives rise to MFTERSALVDDGGPMRGYGVAVTPGREGPLVFVAGYGEPNRLYAPEGDRFADTACGIVADGTRHGMGVCAADLDADGCEEVYVHNCARGVEGGDPDLLLSRLEADRYRWTDVFAREVNADRLDVRAGRSVAALDRLGTGRYGVAVSGYAAPLAFYELGDDGEVTDMAETVGLEVEGGCRSLLAVPYRSREGDLFAGVEGGPNRLFTNRDGHYARTDGGPDLSDPAGDTRGAAVVDESGTFALAVGNEAAPSRLLRCAPDGGYDDVAPPALRDAGAVRTVVAADFDNDGREELFFNVCGAENRLFERVDGAAESSRWESTALGAAGEPDGFGTGAVAADLDGDGALELLIVHGEVAAQPVTAYGDPDAPDAGWLRVRPTTRHGAPARGAVVTLETADGVQRRTVDAGGGCLCQTEPVAHFGLGDAEPLRVDVRWPDGRERTVVGPSADREITVKHPSCAAADGDARTTR
- a CDS encoding ribosome assembly factor SBDS translates to MISLDEAVTARLESHGERFEVLIDPAAALAIKRGEFEGELEEVIAAEDVFENASRGDRPTEGDLETVFGTTDPLSVIPEVVERGEIQITAEQRAEMQERKHNQLVTTITRNAVNPQMDDSPHPPERIERALEEAGFQIDPMEPVENQIDDALDALRPVIPIRFEEVTMAVQLPADYAGSGQAQIREFGDLEREEWQNDGSWVGVLTFPAGLQNDLYDLVNEVTSGEGDARVVKDKDELRTR
- a CDS encoding YbaK/EbsC family protein, with translation MHPRAAEFEGRARDRYGVDADVLEFGAGTETAAAAADAVGCETGAIASTIVVSLSGGERDGALAAAVTSGANRLDLDAVADRFGAAAAEMGDPDRIREAVGWSIGGVPPICHDAALPTVFDPTLTEYDTVYGAAGTPSAVFAIDPETLADLADAAVVDLTE
- a CDS encoding metal ABC transporter solute-binding protein, Zn/Mn family yields the protein MTHSRRSVLRRGAGLAVAGTAASSAGCSGAANGGSGEFDAGYAAFFTLNDWANEVAGDRASFEDPVDVGRLGHGWTPDGTLATDVAATDAFVHLDNPEFSWAQDLAATLESDYDTVAVIDALDGVEDDLLDWDHSHGGEDGRDGHDDEEGSHDDDGGDRRYDPHVWVDPVLATEMVETIATGLGEADPDNADAYADNAAAYADELDAVDAAFESIAADAARDVAVLAGHNSFQYLEARYGFRLHSPVGVSPQNEPTQTEIADTIDLVNAEGIDVVLYDRFQSPRLAESIVENSDATEAIPVSPAGGTTREWNDAGYGYLEQMTEINVPAFERAFGAQ